Proteins co-encoded in one Methylobacterium sp. WL1 genomic window:
- a CDS encoding C4-dicarboxylate ABC transporter produces the protein MGLTGLSVAWSLAQARYAAPAWIADALGLAALAAFVAIAAGYAVKAAIAPQAVRAEFLHPIAGNLFGTPLISLLLLPIPLARANLLVAQVLWVLGAVGMTLFAWLIVTRWLSERQQAAHATPAWIVPVVGLLDVPLALPGLGLPPMHAVMMFGLAVGLFFAVPLFTLILSRLLFEAPLPVALQPALLILIAPFAVGFSTYVATTGTIDLFAEALYTVALFLLAVLLPKLARLVQACPFRVAWWAVSFPLAAAAVASLRVATAMPGALADGTALALLALATLVVLWLLGRTLVGLARGELRTLSQ, from the coding sequence ATGGGCCTGACCGGCCTCAGCGTCGCCTGGAGCCTGGCCCAGGCCCGCTATGCCGCGCCGGCCTGGATCGCGGATGCCCTGGGATTGGCCGCGCTCGCCGCCTTCGTGGCGATCGCGGCGGGCTACGCCGTGAAGGCTGCCATCGCCCCGCAGGCGGTGCGCGCCGAGTTTCTCCATCCGATCGCCGGAAACCTGTTCGGGACGCCGCTGATCAGCCTGCTGCTGCTGCCGATCCCGCTGGCGCGAGCGAACCTGCTCGTCGCGCAGGTCCTGTGGGTTCTGGGCGCCGTGGGCATGACCCTGTTCGCGTGGCTGATCGTGACCCGCTGGCTGAGCGAGCGCCAGCAGGCGGCGCACGCGACGCCGGCCTGGATCGTCCCGGTGGTGGGCCTCCTCGACGTGCCGCTTGCCCTGCCGGGACTGGGCCTTCCGCCGATGCACGCGGTCATGATGTTCGGGCTCGCGGTCGGCCTGTTCTTCGCGGTGCCGCTGTTCACGCTGATCCTGTCGCGCCTGCTGTTCGAGGCGCCGCTTCCGGTGGCGCTGCAGCCGGCGCTGCTGATCCTGATCGCCCCGTTCGCGGTCGGGTTCTCGACCTACGTGGCGACCACCGGGACGATCGACCTGTTCGCGGAGGCGCTCTACACCGTCGCGCTGTTCCTGCTGGCGGTGCTGCTGCCCAAGCTCGCCCGCCTCGTCCAGGCCTGCCCGTTCCGGGTCGCCTGGTGGGCGGTGAGCTTCCCGCTCGCCGCCGCCGCGGTGGCGTCCCTGCGTGTCGCGACCGCGATGCCGGGCGCGCTCGCCGACGGCACCGCCCTGGCGCTCCTGGCCCTGGCGACGCTGGTGGTCCTGTGGCTCCTCGGTCGGACCCTGGTCGGCCTCGCCCGCGGCGAGCTGCGCACCCTGTCCCAGTGA